The proteins below come from a single Roseiflexus sp. RS-1 genomic window:
- a CDS encoding TorD/DmsD family molecular chaperone, with amino-acid sequence MQRSRRLLHLFHPILEAWHLSGRTTRRRAYRPYVASIISRGTSMESGELLEARQTLYRLLAHLYLHPPELSTLATLQTIPGLGDAAPETIDGLEQLQVEYEYIFGRNAYPYESLYVDHDLMLNTAAANRFAQLCQDCGFAEESPVGAPDHLGRQLGLMAYLLAIEISALREQNPALLTWARAHQHRCLSDHLAHWAPVFLGVVERVANHPLYRTVAQVTLELILNDLERSASLPLWIPLDERRVAPDPTPSPVQDEDAGALSAHTGDDSARDLNQIVRSLIIPNIAGMFISRYDISMLGRRLRIKAPIRERKQMMRDLFDVAARFDLVPTLLDHLDELFATEFWRLAVLTERYPAWTAHARHWLFRLEQSREMVRDLRAQYLTYQMQESQ; translated from the coding sequence ATGCAGCGATCGCGCCGATTGCTGCATCTCTTCCATCCCATTCTGGAAGCCTGGCATCTGTCCGGTCGAACAACCCGGCGACGCGCATATCGTCCATACGTCGCCAGTATCATATCACGAGGGACGAGTATGGAGAGTGGAGAACTTCTAGAAGCCAGACAGACCCTCTACAGATTGCTGGCGCACCTCTATCTGCATCCGCCAGAACTGTCAACCCTGGCGACGCTACAGACCATACCTGGTCTGGGGGACGCAGCGCCTGAAACGATTGATGGACTCGAGCAGCTTCAGGTCGAGTACGAATACATTTTCGGGCGCAACGCATATCCTTACGAGTCGCTCTACGTCGATCACGACCTGATGCTGAATACCGCCGCCGCGAACCGATTTGCGCAACTCTGCCAGGATTGCGGGTTTGCGGAAGAGTCGCCGGTTGGCGCGCCGGATCACCTTGGGCGCCAGTTGGGACTTATGGCGTATCTGCTGGCGATCGAGATCAGCGCACTGCGTGAGCAGAACCCCGCGTTACTGACATGGGCGCGTGCGCATCAGCACCGCTGCCTGAGCGACCATCTCGCCCACTGGGCGCCGGTCTTCCTCGGAGTGGTTGAGCGTGTGGCGAATCATCCCCTGTACCGCACTGTTGCACAGGTAACGCTCGAATTGATCCTGAACGATCTCGAGCGGAGCGCCAGCCTGCCGCTCTGGATTCCGCTCGATGAACGTCGGGTCGCCCCTGATCCGACCCCGTCTCCTGTGCAGGATGAGGACGCCGGCGCGTTGTCTGCGCATACTGGCGATGACAGTGCACGTGACCTCAACCAGATTGTGCGCTCCCTGATCATCCCCAATATTGCCGGAATGTTCATCAGTCGTTATGACATCAGCATGCTCGGTCGTCGCCTGCGAATCAAGGCGCCGATACGCGAGCGGAAGCAGATGATGCGCGATCTCTTCGATGTCGCCGCCCGGTTTGATCTCGTCCCGACGCTCCTGGATCACCTGGATGAACTTTTCGCCACTGAGTTCTGGCGCCTGGCGGTGCTGACAGAACGGTATCCGGCGTGGACGGCACATGCCCGCCACTGGCTCTTCCGGCTCGAACAGAGTCGGGAGATGGTGCGCGACCTCCGCGCGCAGTATCTGACGTATCAGATGCAGGAATCACAGTGA
- a CDS encoding FmdE family protein: MIETIPNNSLLDDILEHSAALHRHLCPRQVLGARMGILAGRLLGLELPQQNKRLYTFVETDGCFADGVGAATGCWLGRRTMRLIDHGKVAATFVDTRTRRAVRIRPHPQARTEARHYAPGAKSRWHAYLEAYRIMPDDVLLEAQWVELTLDLDRLISRPGARTVCHGCGEEIINEREVTLDGTILCRGCAFEEDRYVRSVTTMPDR; the protein is encoded by the coding sequence ATGATCGAGACCATTCCCAACAATTCGCTGCTCGATGACATCCTCGAACACTCGGCGGCATTGCACCGCCATCTCTGTCCGCGACAGGTACTGGGTGCACGTATGGGCATTCTGGCGGGACGATTGCTCGGCCTGGAGTTGCCGCAGCAGAACAAGCGGCTGTACACATTCGTCGAAACTGATGGATGCTTTGCCGACGGGGTCGGCGCTGCAACTGGATGCTGGCTGGGTCGGCGCACCATGCGCCTGATCGATCACGGCAAGGTTGCAGCAACGTTTGTCGATACGCGCACCCGGCGCGCCGTGCGAATTCGCCCGCATCCACAGGCGCGAACGGAAGCGCGGCACTACGCTCCGGGCGCAAAAAGTCGCTGGCACGCTTATCTCGAAGCCTATCGGATCATGCCGGATGATGTGCTGCTTGAGGCGCAATGGGTCGAACTGACCCTGGATCTCGACCGGTTGATCAGTCGTCCGGGAGCGCGAACGGTATGCCATGGGTGTGGCGAAGAGATCATCAATGAGCGCGAAGTAACGCTGGATGGAACGATCCTGTGCAGGGGATGCGCATTCGAGGAGGATCGCTACGTCAGGTCAGTGACGACGATGCCGGATCGATAA
- a CDS encoding ABC transporter ATP-binding protein: MTPQLTVDFIKRLGQTTLEMRFAAEAEILVLFGPSGAGKTQTLQAVAGLSTPDSGQIRFDDAIFFQRMPGKPVVNLPARKRRIGYVFQQYALFPHMSALENVAFPLGRRRDARDCAMELLERMHLAHLAHRMPHELSGGQQQRIAIARALATEPHILLLDESFSALDRPVRERLHEEIRMVQAERRLVVLYVTHNLDDAFAVGHRLAVVRDGRLEQIGRINDVFTRPANRHVLDILGIPNAMNAQVIETGPSGSLLDWDGIFLEAPPINAPLGAEITAYIRPEDIRLVYPDRSLSRMVIHNHLEGIVVERRLERHMYRLRVALPDGRPIEVIYPSSLYATMNLTPGERVRLALRKESIVVIAPRERVSPPIGTILSERVPDTGVIDPASSSLT; encoded by the coding sequence ATGACTCCGCAACTCACCGTTGATTTCATCAAACGCCTGGGACAAACAACCCTGGAGATGCGCTTCGCGGCGGAGGCGGAAATCCTGGTGCTTTTTGGTCCTTCCGGCGCTGGCAAAACTCAGACGCTCCAGGCGGTCGCCGGTCTCTCGACGCCAGATAGCGGGCAGATTCGCTTCGATGATGCGATCTTCTTCCAGCGTATGCCGGGCAAACCGGTCGTCAACCTGCCGGCGCGAAAGCGGCGCATTGGCTATGTGTTCCAGCAGTACGCTCTGTTTCCACATATGAGCGCACTCGAAAACGTGGCGTTTCCTCTGGGAAGACGGCGTGATGCCAGAGACTGTGCGATGGAGTTGCTGGAACGCATGCATCTGGCGCACCTGGCGCACCGCATGCCGCACGAACTGTCGGGGGGACAGCAACAACGCATTGCCATCGCCCGTGCTCTGGCAACCGAACCGCATATCCTGCTGCTCGACGAGTCGTTCTCAGCCCTTGATCGTCCTGTCCGGGAGCGCCTGCACGAAGAGATTCGCATGGTGCAGGCGGAACGGCGCCTGGTCGTGCTATACGTGACGCATAATCTCGACGATGCCTTCGCCGTCGGGCATCGCCTGGCAGTGGTCCGCGACGGGCGCCTCGAACAGATCGGGCGCATCAATGATGTCTTTACCCGCCCGGCAAATCGTCACGTTCTTGACATTCTTGGCATTCCAAATGCGATGAACGCGCAGGTGATAGAAACCGGACCATCAGGATCGCTGCTCGATTGGGATGGAATCTTCCTGGAAGCGCCGCCGATCAACGCGCCTTTGGGAGCGGAGATCACCGCATACATTCGCCCGGAAGATATTCGCCTCGTCTATCCTGATCGTTCGCTCAGTCGTATGGTGATACACAATCATCTGGAAGGCATCGTGGTCGAGCGACGGCTGGAGCGCCATATGTATCGATTGCGAGTCGCGCTGCCCGACGGTCGTCCGATTGAAGTCATCTACCCGTCGTCGTTGTATGCAACAATGAACCTGACTCCCGGTGAACGTGTGCGCCTCGCGCTGCGGAAGGAAAGTATTGTGGTGATTGCACCGCGAGAACGAGTTTCGCCGCCGATCGGGACGATCCTTTCAGAGCGCGTGCCCGACACAGGTGTTATCGATCCGGCATCGTCGTCACTGACCTGA
- the modB gene encoding molybdate ABC transporter permease subunit, whose protein sequence is MNWPAFWLSLQVNAIASVIILVAGLLIALMLVRTRFRGKILVETVIMLPLVLPPSVIGYYLLLAFGRGSPLFEWFNIRILFTWQAAVAASVVVGIPLMVQSSRAALANVDPVLENAARTLGASELRILWRVTLPLARRGILAGVILGSARALGEFGATLMITGNIPGRTQTLPVAIYDAVQAQRYADAHLMVLVMTGLAFAGLLLARQLEPAPQYRRADDAESSV, encoded by the coding sequence ATGAACTGGCCCGCTTTCTGGTTGTCACTTCAGGTCAACGCGATTGCAAGCGTCATTATCCTTGTGGCAGGGCTGCTCATTGCCCTGATGCTGGTGCGCACCCGGTTCCGGGGAAAAATACTGGTTGAGACAGTCATTATGCTGCCGCTGGTGCTGCCACCCAGCGTTATTGGCTACTACCTTCTGCTGGCGTTTGGTCGAGGAAGCCCGCTGTTCGAGTGGTTCAATATCCGGATACTGTTCACATGGCAGGCAGCAGTTGCGGCATCGGTAGTGGTGGGCATCCCGCTCATGGTGCAGAGCAGTCGCGCGGCGCTCGCAAATGTCGATCCGGTGCTGGAGAACGCAGCGCGCACGCTGGGCGCAAGCGAACTGCGCATCCTCTGGCGTGTGACGCTCCCCTTAGCCCGGCGCGGCATCCTGGCAGGCGTGATCCTGGGTTCGGCGCGCGCGCTCGGCGAGTTTGGCGCAACATTGATGATTACCGGGAATATTCCCGGTCGCACCCAGACGCTGCCGGTCGCAATCTATGATGCGGTTCAGGCGCAACGCTACGCCGACGCCCATCTGATGGTGCTGGTGATGACCGGGCTGGCGTTTGCCGGGCTGCTGCTGGCGCGTCAACTGGAACCGGCGCCACAGTACCGGCGTGCTGATGATGCTGAGAGCAGCGTATGA
- the modA gene encoding molybdate ABC transporter substrate-binding protein encodes MYHRPALIVIIPLLVASACGALPFPSSPSGAAGDRELVVAAAADLTPAFNEIGMLFEEQTGIKVVFNFGSTGQLAQQIERGAPFDLFYAANESFIEALNDKGLVIADTMEIYAQGRITIWTRPDSPLQPTRVEDLRDPVYRRIAIANPEHAPYGQAAKEALERAGVWDAVQPRLVFGENVAQTLTLADTGNVDAAIVALSLSVQSNGKWNLIPAELHPDHPLLQMAAVVAGTQREAEARQFIAFVNSAQGHAIMKKYGFILPGEIVSR; translated from the coding sequence ATGTATCATCGTCCTGCACTGATCGTGATCATCCCGCTCCTGGTCGCCAGCGCGTGTGGCGCATTACCCTTCCCTTCGTCGCCGTCAGGCGCTGCGGGTGATAGAGAACTGGTCGTTGCCGCTGCCGCTGATTTAACGCCAGCGTTCAATGAGATCGGCATGCTCTTCGAGGAGCAGACCGGTATCAAGGTTGTGTTCAACTTTGGTTCGACCGGTCAACTGGCGCAGCAGATCGAACGCGGCGCACCGTTCGACCTCTTCTATGCGGCAAACGAGTCGTTCATCGAAGCATTGAATGACAAGGGATTGGTGATTGCCGATACAATGGAGATCTACGCACAGGGGCGCATCACCATCTGGACACGCCCCGATAGCCCGCTACAACCGACGCGCGTGGAGGATCTGCGCGATCCGGTCTACCGGCGGATCGCGATCGCCAATCCTGAGCATGCCCCTTACGGTCAGGCAGCAAAAGAGGCGCTGGAGCGAGCTGGTGTCTGGGACGCAGTGCAACCGCGCCTCGTCTTCGGGGAGAATGTCGCCCAAACGCTGACCCTGGCAGATACCGGCAATGTTGATGCCGCTATTGTCGCGCTCTCGCTTAGTGTTCAAAGTAACGGCAAATGGAATCTTATTCCCGCAGAGTTGCACCCCGACCATCCACTGCTTCAGATGGCAGCGGTCGTTGCCGGAACGCAGCGTGAAGCGGAGGCGCGTCAGTTTATCGCGTTCGTCAACAGTGCACAGGGGCATGCGATCATGAAGAAGTACGGCTTCATTCTGCCTGGAGAGATCGTCAGTCGATGA
- a CDS encoding DUF362 domain-containing protein: MQHEPRISRRQFLIAGIVAAHGLLIDHVQRTIGYAVRPSDAAPVVTARVYCPLIVVDKRDTPLTSTLSPAATPSPTATLSPTATPSPIATPSPTTTSVPLLRHHVVHTYSSRATFWNYSTGWYGDSVDARVVAAMVDEGVTRLTRTATRADAWAALLPHYQPGQRIGIKVNFNNADRNDNDNQIDALMDPINAIIAGLLAIGVAQQDIWIFDVSHGDRQGVIPLRFKRRCAYPDIQYASYADEHPELGFSTTEKIRFNAPPNAPIPDLAICNALVNLHYLINMPIMKRHVGAGISLGFKNHFGSIDRCNVLHNYTDIGARFYSSTYNPLVDINNHPQIRGKTVLTIGDGLFGDRINNLSVPQRWRTFGNAAPNSLFFSRDPVAIDCVMADFLRAESGETPSADDYLRLAAEAGLGVYERGDPWGSGYSRIVYERVNLT; this comes from the coding sequence ATGCAACACGAACCGCGCATCTCCCGCCGTCAGTTCCTGATTGCCGGGATTGTCGCTGCACATGGATTGTTGATCGATCACGTGCAGCGCACAATTGGATACGCAGTACGCCCCTCAGACGCTGCTCCGGTGGTAACAGCGCGCGTCTACTGCCCGCTGATTGTCGTCGATAAGCGCGACACTCCCCTCACTTCGACGCTATCCCCCGCCGCCACGCCATCTCCCACCGCCACTCTATCCCCTACCGCCACGCCATCCCCCATCGCCACGCCATCTCCTACCACAACATCGGTTCCTCTGCTGCGCCACCACGTCGTCCACACCTACAGCTCACGCGCAACATTCTGGAATTACTCAACCGGCTGGTACGGCGACAGTGTTGACGCGCGTGTGGTTGCCGCCATGGTGGACGAAGGCGTTACCCGCCTGACGCGCACCGCGACGCGCGCTGATGCGTGGGCTGCCCTTCTGCCGCATTATCAACCAGGACAACGGATCGGCATCAAGGTCAATTTCAACAATGCCGACCGCAACGACAACGACAACCAGATCGACGCCCTGATGGACCCGATCAACGCGATTATTGCCGGATTGCTGGCAATTGGCGTTGCGCAGCAGGACATCTGGATTTTCGATGTATCGCACGGTGACCGGCAGGGAGTGATTCCGTTGCGTTTCAAACGACGTTGCGCCTACCCGGATATTCAGTACGCCTCCTATGCCGATGAACATCCCGAACTCGGCTTCAGCACAACCGAAAAGATTCGATTCAATGCCCCGCCGAACGCGCCAATCCCCGATCTGGCGATATGCAATGCGCTCGTCAATCTTCACTATCTGATCAATATGCCGATCATGAAACGTCATGTTGGCGCGGGCATCAGCCTGGGGTTCAAGAACCATTTTGGTTCGATTGATCGCTGCAACGTACTGCACAACTATACCGACATCGGAGCGCGCTTCTATTCCTCCACCTACAATCCGCTGGTCGATATCAACAACCATCCGCAGATCCGGGGGAAAACGGTGCTGACGATTGGCGACGGATTGTTCGGCGACAGGATCAACAATCTGAGTGTGCCGCAACGCTGGCGCACGTTTGGCAATGCTGCGCCCAACAGTCTGTTCTTCTCCCGCGATCCGGTCGCCATCGATTGTGTGATGGCCGATTTTCTGCGCGCCGAGAGCGGTGAAACCCCTTCTGCGGACGACTATCTCCGCCTCGCTGCCGAAGCCGGGCTTGGCGTCTATGAGCGGGGCGATCCCTGGGGAAGCGGGTATAGCCGGATCGTCTACGAGCGTGTCAACCTGACGTAA
- a CDS encoding amino acid ABC transporter permease produces the protein MNDIIDLLGKVTPDLLQGTVVTLQIAAVSLTLGMIIGLPVGVGRVYGPGWVQRILGAYVTLFQGTPLLIQLFMAYYGLPDIGITLGRLQAAFLTLGLNSAAYQAEYLRSALQSVSEGQMTAARALGMSKWQAIWSIILPQAVRLALPAWSNEAVAMLKYTSVVFLIAVPDLMGQAKILSSRYFAPIQIYLIVAVFYIVLVGITYLILTWIERRVRIPGLTGGTE, from the coding sequence ATGAACGATATTATCGATCTCCTGGGAAAAGTAACGCCCGACCTGTTGCAGGGCACCGTTGTCACACTCCAGATTGCGGCGGTCTCGCTGACGCTGGGGATGATCATCGGGTTGCCGGTCGGCGTTGGGCGGGTGTACGGACCGGGGTGGGTCCAGCGCATTCTTGGCGCATATGTGACCCTTTTTCAGGGAACGCCGCTGCTGATCCAGTTGTTCATGGCGTACTATGGTCTTCCCGATATCGGGATCACGCTGGGACGCCTGCAGGCGGCTTTTCTCACGCTGGGTCTCAACAGTGCCGCATATCAGGCGGAGTACCTGCGCAGCGCATTGCAGTCGGTCAGCGAAGGACAGATGACCGCTGCACGAGCGCTCGGTATGAGCAAATGGCAGGCGATCTGGAGCATCATTCTGCCGCAGGCGGTGCGCCTGGCGTTGCCTGCCTGGTCGAACGAAGCGGTTGCCATGCTGAAGTATACGTCGGTGGTGTTTCTGATCGCCGTTCCTGACCTCATGGGTCAGGCGAAGATTCTGTCGAGTCGCTACTTCGCTCCGATCCAGATTTACCTGATTGTGGCGGTGTTCTACATTGTGCTTGTCGGAATCACCTATCTGATCCTGACCTGGATCGAACGTCGGGTGCGCATTCCTGGATTGACCGGCGGAACGGAATAA
- a CDS encoding amino acid ABC transporter ATP-binding protein, which yields MTAPILRIEDVHKSYGNLQVLKGVSLTVQPQEVVVLVGPSGSGKSTLLRCINLLSPPTKGRIWLEDQDITAPGVNQDRVRQRIGMVFQEFNLFTHLTALGNVMIGLTKVRKMRKNEARDLAMFELERVGLADRAHYYPAQLSGGQKQRVAIARALGMDPHIMLFDEPTSALDPELTGEVLAVMQKLASEGMTMIVVSHEMGFARQVADRVVFMEGGVVVEEGPPQRMFEQAVHERTRAFLRTIEYMRHAP from the coding sequence ATGACAGCCCCCATTCTCCGCATCGAAGATGTGCATAAGTCTTACGGCAACCTCCAGGTGCTCAAGGGGGTCTCGCTCACTGTGCAGCCCCAGGAAGTCGTCGTCCTGGTCGGACCCAGCGGTTCGGGCAAGAGCACGTTGCTGCGCTGTATCAACCTGCTCAGTCCACCAACGAAAGGGCGCATCTGGCTCGAGGATCAGGACATTACCGCTCCTGGCGTCAACCAGGATCGGGTGCGCCAGCGGATCGGGATGGTGTTCCAGGAGTTCAACCTGTTCACCCACCTGACCGCACTCGGCAATGTGATGATCGGGCTGACGAAGGTGCGCAAGATGCGCAAGAATGAAGCGCGCGACCTGGCGATGTTCGAACTCGAGCGGGTGGGACTGGCGGATCGCGCTCACTATTATCCGGCACAACTGTCAGGCGGTCAGAAACAGCGGGTTGCAATTGCGCGCGCACTCGGCATGGATCCGCACATTATGCTCTTCGATGAGCCAACGTCCGCGCTCGACCCGGAGTTGACCGGCGAGGTGCTGGCGGTGATGCAGAAACTTGCCAGCGAAGGCATGACGATGATCGTCGTGTCGCACGAAATGGGATTTGCCCGCCAGGTTGCCGATCGGGTCGTGTTTATGGAAGGGGGCGTGGTGGTGGAAGAAGGACCGCCGCAGCGCATGTTTGAACAAGCGGTTCATGAACGCACCCGCGCATTTTTGCGCACCATCGAATACATGCGGCATGCACCATAA
- a CDS encoding amino acid ABC transporter permease, whose amino-acid sequence MEFVQDLLTTFNFIVQGLWVTISVTAVALTTGVVIGIVLAIARVYGHPSLQVAVTVYSVVIRAVPVIVIIFILFFVISRYVNLSPFWAGALALGFASGAYQTEIFRGALQAVQPGQMIAARAIGMSRLQAIQSVVLPQALRLALPAWGNEATLVLKDSTLVFAVGVPEILRRAQQVSARTFEPFLAFGVALLLYLALTMITTQALRWLERRYRLQM is encoded by the coding sequence ATGGAATTCGTTCAGGATCTGCTGACGACCTTCAATTTCATCGTTCAGGGATTGTGGGTGACCATCAGCGTTACAGCGGTTGCACTGACAACAGGCGTCGTGATCGGCATCGTTCTGGCAATCGCGCGCGTCTACGGTCACCCCTCTCTCCAGGTCGCCGTCACCGTCTATAGCGTGGTCATCCGCGCTGTTCCGGTCATCGTTATTATTTTCATTCTGTTCTTTGTCATCTCCCGTTACGTCAATCTGTCGCCATTCTGGGCAGGTGCGCTGGCGTTGGGGTTTGCGTCCGGGGCGTATCAAACGGAAATTTTTCGTGGCGCCCTTCAAGCGGTGCAACCCGGACAGATGATTGCCGCACGCGCAATTGGCATGAGCCGACTCCAGGCGATCCAGAGCGTTGTCCTGCCGCAGGCGCTGCGGCTGGCGCTGCCAGCCTGGGGAAATGAGGCAACGCTGGTGCTCAAAGACTCGACGCTGGTGTTCGCCGTGGGTGTGCCGGAAATTCTGCGCCGCGCACAACAGGTCAGCGCACGCACCTTCGAGCCATTCCTCGCCTTTGGCGTTGCGTTGCTGCTCTACCTGGCGTTGACGATGATCACCACCCAGGCGCTGCGATGGCTCGAACGCCGGTATCGGCTACAGATGTGA
- a CDS encoding transporter substrate-binding domain-containing protein: MQKQTLIMLAFIAASLVMSACGGAPAAQPTQPAAQPTQPTAQPTQPAAQTDGKLAQIRAAGKLIVGTSADYPPYESIDENGNFVGFDMDLIRAVGEKLGVEVEIRDMPFDSLIASLQEGKIDAVIAAMQATAEREEKVDFTIPYRMTKDAFIGAGNTTITLNKPEDAAGLTIGAQTGTVQEGWIQKNLVATGLTPADKVFSYERADQAALDLASGRLQLVLMDAEPALELAKQNGLKVLLITEETAEGGKSIAIPEGASDLKAELDRIIQQLIDDGTVKQLQDKHGLP, from the coding sequence ATGCAGAAGCAGACGCTGATCATGCTTGCGTTCATTGCCGCTTCACTGGTTATGAGCGCATGCGGTGGAGCACCCGCCGCACAACCGACCCAACCCGCTGCACAACCGACCCAACCCACAGCACAGCCAACCCAACCCGCCGCTCAGACCGATGGAAAACTGGCGCAGATCCGGGCAGCTGGCAAACTCATCGTCGGCACCTCAGCAGATTACCCGCCCTACGAGTCGATCGACGAAAATGGCAACTTCGTCGGTTTCGACATGGACCTCATTCGCGCCGTCGGCGAGAAACTCGGCGTTGAGGTCGAGATCCGCGATATGCCGTTCGATTCGCTGATTGCGTCGCTCCAGGAAGGGAAGATCGATGCCGTCATCGCCGCAATGCAGGCGACTGCCGAACGTGAAGAAAAGGTCGATTTCACTATTCCGTACCGCATGACGAAGGATGCGTTCATCGGCGCCGGTAACACGACAATTACCCTGAACAAGCCGGAGGACGCCGCCGGTCTGACGATTGGCGCGCAGACCGGTACAGTGCAGGAGGGTTGGATTCAGAAGAATCTGGTCGCTACGGGGTTGACTCCGGCTGATAAGGTGTTCAGTTATGAGCGCGCTGATCAGGCGGCGCTCGACCTCGCCAGCGGACGCCTTCAACTGGTGTTGATGGATGCCGAGCCTGCGCTGGAACTGGCGAAACAGAACGGCTTGAAAGTCCTGCTCATCACCGAAGAGACTGCCGAAGGCGGGAAGAGCATCGCCATCCCCGAAGGCGCCAGCGATCTCAAGGCGGAACTTGATCGGATCATCCAGCAGTTGATCGACGACGGTACGGTCAAGCAGTTGCAAGATAAGCACGGCTTGCCGTGA
- a CDS encoding apiosidase-like domain-containing protein gives MPLPRIRVSANRRFLMTEHGEPFFWLGDTAWELFHRLSLPEAEHYLDVRRQQGFNLIQAVALAELDGLHTPNANGHIPLAGDDPTRPNEFYFRHVDAIIRMAAEKGLYIGLLPTWGDKVHARLWGIGPVIFNTDNARIYGRFLGERYRNDPNIVWILGGDRPAEGYEAIWTAMAQGITEGLGFKPFFTYHPMGGMSSSTTLHTADWLDMNMLQSGHHLMDAPNWEMIRADYARTPVKPALDGEPNYEHHPVDPYTRLWKPEYGRFTDYDVRKQAYRSVFAGACGFTYGSHSVWQMYAPKHEPVNHPAPTWDEAIFAPGARQLIHLKNLMLSRPYFTRIPAPDLLPDVAPLSTHVEKDNRVNPFRAAHPVATRDSEGAYGLVYFPLAEQTLTVDLRPLRGHIRASWFDSRSGGTHPIGGYERNIVTFTSPIAGPDWVLILDAESMTQL, from the coding sequence ATGCCTTTACCCCGCATTCGCGTCAGCGCCAACCGACGTTTCCTTATGACTGAGCATGGCGAGCCATTCTTCTGGCTCGGCGATACTGCATGGGAACTCTTCCATCGCCTGAGTCTGCCGGAAGCGGAACACTATCTGGACGTGCGGCGCCAGCAGGGGTTCAACCTCATTCAGGCAGTGGCGCTGGCTGAACTCGATGGTCTGCACACACCCAATGCCAACGGGCACATCCCTCTGGCTGGCGATGATCCGACTCGCCCCAACGAGTTTTATTTCCGGCACGTGGACGCCATCATCCGCATGGCTGCCGAAAAGGGACTCTACATCGGACTCCTGCCCACATGGGGCGATAAGGTTCATGCCCGGTTGTGGGGGATCGGACCGGTCATTTTCAACACCGACAATGCGCGCATCTACGGTCGATTCCTTGGTGAGCGCTACCGAAACGACCCCAACATCGTCTGGATTCTGGGGGGAGATCGCCCTGCCGAAGGGTATGAAGCGATATGGACGGCAATGGCGCAGGGCATCACTGAAGGGTTGGGCTTCAAGCCCTTCTTCACCTATCATCCGATGGGGGGCATGAGTTCCTCGACCACGCTCCATACCGCCGACTGGCTCGATATGAATATGCTCCAGTCCGGTCACCATCTGATGGATGCGCCGAACTGGGAGATGATCCGCGCCGATTATGCGCGAACGCCGGTCAAACCGGCGTTGGACGGCGAGCCAAACTACGAGCACCATCCAGTCGACCCATATACCCGTCTCTGGAAGCCAGAGTATGGTCGCTTTACCGATTACGATGTGCGCAAGCAGGCGTATCGTTCGGTGTTTGCCGGCGCGTGCGGTTTCACGTATGGCAGCCATTCCGTCTGGCAGATGTATGCCCCCAAACATGAGCCGGTCAACCACCCTGCGCCGACGTGGGACGAGGCGATATTCGCTCCTGGCGCGCGCCAGTTGATCCATCTCAAGAATCTGATGCTCTCACGCCCATACTTCACCCGCATCCCCGCGCCTGACCTGCTGCCGGATGTGGCGCCGCTATCGACGCACGTGGAGAAAGATAACCGTGTCAATCCCTTTCGCGCCGCACACCCCGTCGCCACACGCGACAGCGAGGGCGCGTATGGGCTGGTGTACTTCCCGCTGGCGGAGCAGACCCTGACGGTAGACCTGCGCCCATTGCGCGGGCACATCAGGGCATCCTGGTTCGATTCCCGCAGCGGCGGAACCCACCCTATCGGTGGGTATGAACGGAACATCGTAACCTTCACCTCGCCCATCGCCGGACCGGACTGGGTCTTGATCCTGGATGCAGAATCAATGACCCAACTGTAA
- a CDS encoding helix-turn-helix domain-containing protein has product MPARRTLHVSVEERETLEDLRDHAPKPYVRERAAAFLLIASGVPPAVTARERLLRPRHPETVSLWLNRWEAEGIDSLPIRDGRGRTPACSP; this is encoded by the coding sequence ATGCCGGCACGCCGGACCCTTCACGTGTCCGTCGAGGAGCGGGAGACCCTCGAAGACCTGCGCGATCACGCCCCCAAGCCCTATGTGCGTGAACGGGCGGCAGCGTTCCTGCTCATCGCGTCCGGCGTGCCGCCCGCTGTCACGGCGCGCGAACGCTTGCTGCGTCCGCGCCATCCGGAAACCGTCTCTCTCTGGCTGAATCGCTGGGAAGCCGAGGGCATCGATAGCCTCCCCATCCGGGACGGACGCGGGCGCACGCCCGCTTGTTCCCCCTGA